One Gloeocapsopsis sp. IPPAS B-1203 genomic window, ACTTCCGAGTGCAGCAAAGTAAAATACAGGTGCGGCTAAACCGGAAACACTCATACTGACGTGATCTGGTAAGGTGTGGTCAAGGCGATCGCCTAAGTTAGCATTAAATAAACGATTGATAATCCGAATTCGCGGATTGAGTACTCGTGCTTGAATCAGAATTGCCAAATTCAAAGCATCATCACTGTTTGCCAGTACTAATGTTTGGGCGGTTTCAATTTCTGCAGCCTGTAAAGTTGTTGCTGCTTGGAGATCCCCCACAACAATCGTTTCCTCTTTGGGAATTAGTTGATGATGAATGCCAACGACACTTGCTCCTTGTTGTCTGAGTAAACAAAAGATTTTGTAGCCCGTGCGTTCTAAGCCGCAGACAATAATTCGAGTCATATCTCAGTCACAACCAACAGTAGCAAGCAAAAGTAATCTACTGTTGTCTAAATCACCATTTTTGACTACTAATGACGCACATACTGTAGCTGAAAACACTGCTACCTAGAGTTTGTGACTCAGAAAGACAATAAGTTATAGAAAGATTTATATCGGTGGTAACTTTAATTCAGTTAGTAACATATTAATTTTTTTGAACTGCTAGAAAACCCTGCTAAATATTCTCAAATAATTAACGGTTTTCTCTTGTTTGAGCCGTTATCAATTTTGTGGTACTTTAAGTATTACTGTGTAGTTATTAAAATGTTGTTTTCTTTTTGTTTTTTTGCATAGATAAACCTATCATTATATAACGCAATAGCTTACCCAAATTTAGCGACTTTACTCTGGATCGCTCAAGCGCGTAAACGGGCGACTCTGCCTCAAATCTTGGATCACTTGTGTTCCACAAACGAACGCGACTGATCCAATAACCACAATTGGCAACCAACCTACACCAATTAAACCGATCAGCAAGACTAGTACAGCTGCGATGAGCCGGTATTTGGTTCTGATTTTGCAGTATACGATTGTACCAGTGCGGTGTAAAATTGCTAAAGCAAGTAAGCATAATGCGACTGCGCCGCAAAGTAGCCACCGTTGAGGAGTAGGTAAGGCAACATTAGCTTCAGTTAACAAGACTTGTTCTACACCAACTCCAGTTGCAGCAATACCGATGACTAGCGGTAGATGCGTATAAAGCCATGCATTCAAAACTGCTATGCGTCCTTCGTTACGTGCACGTTGAACTGCCGAAACTCCAATATTATCAAAGTAAAGCCACCACAAGCTAAACGCAATACTCAAGCCGAAGACAGCAGCGATCGCACTGCCAATATCCCATTCTTGCTCAGAAACACCATCCACAACGGCAATAATCGCCTCACCCAAAACAATAATCGTAAACAACCCGAAACGTTCAGGTAAATGTGCCGCGTGGGGTAGCAATCCTGTTATGAATTTTCTAGCAGTTAATGGTGTGGCAAAGTCAATAATTAAGCCGAATGCCCAAAGAATGAAACGTAGCGGTGGTGAGACAAATGCTGATATGAGCCACAGCAACGCCGCAATAGCGAAACCTCTAGCGTAATAATTTGTTAGCGATCGCGCTACGCTGACGTGTTTTCCCGCACGAATATACTCAAAAACGAGTAATGCCCGTCCTGCAGCATATGCAAGAGCAAAACCAGGTGCATTTTCGGCTAAACCGTGATGTACATTCACAGCTAAAGCTGCGATCGCCAGCATTTGCATTGCTGTAAGTATCCGATGCACGATGTCGTCGGTATCAAAGCGGTTCGCATACAGTGTTGTGCCAATCCACGACCACCATACAGGAATAAATAGAACAACAAAGCCACAAAATCCTGACAGCGAAACATCATCATTGAGGTTGTGTGCAAGTTGAGAGACGGCAACAACAAACACCAAGTCATAAAACAGTTCTAACCAGGTGGCGTGGCGTTCTCCCTCGCTATCTTCGCCTATGCGTAACCGTGGAGGTTGTA contains:
- a CDS encoding low temperature requirement protein A encodes the protein MMKTWLQPPRLRIGEDSEGERHATWLELFYDLVFVVAVSQLAHNLNDDVSLSGFCGFVVLFIPVWWSWIGTTLYANRFDTDDIVHRILTAMQMLAIAALAVNVHHGLAENAPGFALAYAAGRALLVFEYIRAGKHVSVARSLTNYYARGFAIAALLWLISAFVSPPLRFILWAFGLIIDFATPLTARKFITGLLPHAAHLPERFGLFTIIVLGEAIIAVVDGVSEQEWDIGSAIAAVFGLSIAFSLWWLYFDNIGVSAVQRARNEGRIAVLNAWLYTHLPLVIGIAATGVGVEQVLLTEANVALPTPQRWLLCGAVALCLLALAILHRTGTIVYCKIRTKYRLIAAVLVLLIGLIGVGWLPIVVIGSVAFVCGTQVIQDLRQSRPFTRLSDPE